The window AATCTgtttacagcatgtttttgataacaaaattatgtaatattggCTAGTTTGCAGTAATTTAGACGTAAAATAGAGCTTAGTGTTCTTAGGTTCTTACAATGCAACCTAACAAAACATTCATGTTATCAGTAATACAATATCTCTATTAACAAATCACAAACACCGTTTTAACCGTTTTACAAGAAAATGTACAAACTCGAAAGCCATACATACTATTTTATTAGACGTCAtttctataaaatgtttaaaacacaCATTCCACGGGGAGATTTTGAGAAGAACTAGAAAatcaatatgtatgtataaaaactaaCCTAAAATACTCACTGGAGTCACTGGTTTGTTGGGGATATGTTGGTTAAGGTAGCCAATATCAAAATTGTTGAGTGCATCTTCTTGAGTAACGTTCATTGTAGATGGTCAAAACGtccataaaacataaaaataatttatgttgaaTAGCACATTTCTTCATTTTAAATCCGCCGGCGCGCCAACATGAACATAAAACACCGACTGAACTGAAGTTAGTTGAAGGTTGGATGAGTGAATGAATTGAAGTTGATTGAGCAGTTGGGGTACTCATGGGGTACTCTGAACCATAGACAGCTCTGAACCATCATTTATTCTCTATAAAAACGTTCTCTAATAAAAGagaataaaatactattatttattgacaGCTCTTCATGTAAAACAGAGATATGCTCAAATCACGCCAATCACAATAGGTAAACAACTATACGTTACCTATTATGATTGGCGTGATGGCTCACTCAAGTTTGAAACATAAACTTAATGCCCGTCCTAGACACTCAAGATTAGACACTTGAAAGTAGATAAGGAATAATAGATACCTAATAATTATAAGATGCTCAGTACATATTAACACAATACAAAGATTTTCGATCTATTcgatttttgtgtttaaacaACAGCATTATCAACATCTGGTAGACAGATACAAACAAATGATCAAAATGTCTTGTAACGTTTACGTTATACCTACTCAGGGATGATTTTAAAAAACGATCTGAGACaacagaatattaataatgtatattcAGTATTTTTGGTATCTTGCTTTCGTCAATCGTTTTGCAGTGACCGTCTCCAAATAAGTAATAACCTCGGCCAAGCTTCCCGAGCATGTTGTCCGATTTGTAAGTTGCGTTACTaaatcattcattttatttttaagtatggCAATAATTTATTAGCAACATTATtgtttgcaaacaaaataaatataaatagcgCTGTCAATTAGCAGTAATTTGAACCAATTTGATCTGAAGCTTCGTTTTCCGTGGATCGTTTTCctgttttataattgttatttagtCCAAGTGTTTATCAAAGAAGCAGAACGTAACTCTACTGTCTTTATTTTTGCGTATCTAGTCGCGTCACGCGTGATCTTCTCAAGTTCAAGGTTAAGTATAGGGTGAAGACAAGCAACACGGTtcgtactatttatttaaattcggAATAATATAGATGTGAACTTACTATGTTAgctacataatttttttttagttaggAGAGGTGGGTCATTAAAAATTTAAGTgcttacatttttatcaaatataaagTGTTCCACTTAACTGTATCACAAATTTAAGGTCTTTGACCTatgtaataatgataataacTCGTTGAACTACTTCTTTCCACACATTGTTTTGAGgtgaaatatatataattattatgatgcCGTACGCTTCgatatttacgaaaatattattatatttgttacgaTATAATTTTAGATCTTATCGAATGATGTTTTGTTACTCCTAATTTTAACGATAACCATGTAGCATATACGTTATCTTCATGCAATCATTTTATAGTGCCGATATCGTAACCAGTTATTCGAAGCTTCGAAGTCTATTCATGTAACAAAAAGTACATTACTcatgttagttatttattttttgcagaTGGGGTACCTGAAGAATAACCAGTCCACTTATAACCAAACAAGTTTATACGACCGCGTCAAGAAATTGCTGGTATCATACGAATGGAGTGACTGCAGCTTCTCTGTCTCAGGGAAAATCTTCAAAGCCCACAAGTTAATCCTAGGTATCAGTAGCCCTGTTTTTGAAGCCATGTTCTATGGACCTTTATCCTCTaatgatgatattattataactgaTATTCAGCCAGATATTTTTCAATTGATTCTTAACTATATTTACACAGATACAGTGGAAATAAACAGTATAGATCAAGCTTTTGAATTACTATATGCATCtaggaaatatttattagaacaTTTGACTGAGATGTGCATTGctcacatacaaacaaacatcagTGTTGACAATGTAATTGAAGTTCTAAATTATCCAGAGTACATGCAAGACAAGCAATTAGTTTCATTTGCACTGAAATTGTTCTGTGAACATGCTAATTATTTACTACAAGAAAAGAAGAACCTCATTACCTTTTCTTGTTTAAAAGCTATACTTGAAAGTGACCAGATGAACATTGCAGAAAAAGATCTTATTAAACATGTATTTGAATGGTCTTCATATTGTTGTGAACAAAATGATATTCCAGACACATTTGAAAACAGGAGagatatattaaacaaaaacggtttgtttaaattgttaagATTTTTGACACTGAGTGTCAATGATCTAGAGGAAATTGTTACTGATGATCTTAACAATCTACTATTACCATATGAGTTTgaagtcattaaaaaaaatataaaaagttcaaATGGTGATCAAAAGGATGTTGTAGGCCCAATAGGTTTAAGTGATATGCCCAGAGATTTATTGCAATTGCAGTGGCATCTATGTTATAGATGTCCTATTAGGTCAGTGGCTCCCATCATAATAGACTCAAATAACTTTATCATACAGTCCAGAGTAAAAGTGAACAAATCAGTTTTTATAAACTCTCTGTGTGTGCCAACAAGAATGGCACCCGCTGATCAATTCTGTCATGAAATGACTAAAGTGTACACAGAACAATTATCTGTGTCAATCATGTGTGAGTCAGATAACAGTGTTATTAAACTGACCAACTTCATGAACACAGTTGAATATGATTCAATGGTAGAGATACCATTGACCGAGCcttgttttatgaaaaaaaatgaatggtataaaatatgttttgtgtgGCCTCATAATAGATCAAGCACATATTCCTACGTAGTTGAATTTAGGCATAATCATTACAGTGGTCACAAGGTGTCATTTGAATTTGATGATCTGCCATTCAATGCTGGCACTAGTGGTAGTTTTCTAGGAGGTTTgaagttttgtttgtaataatgTGCCATCTCTGTTTATGTGAGTACctcattaaatacaaaatatgtgAATTTAGGTAATTACTTATAGATAGATAAAAAgtgtattaagttttattatgtaaaattaagataaagtgaggcattttaaatttttaagattataagaacttaataatatatttctgtaatCTTTTGATGGTGATAAAAAGTCACATGAGTTGTTATGGGATAGAACAGTTGAGTAGCAGATGATATATCTAAAATACATTCGCCCGTGCGAAGTACGATGCCGTCCCTTTCTCGAGCGATAAATAGTCTTGCACATTCCAATCATCTTATTTTATAGcctaaataagtatttaaacatTCTCACATATCTACTCTGATAAATGGTTGTAAAATGTGATTATACTAATCGTATAAGTATGAAAATGTGTCAATACTAACTACAGCGCACCTGCAGTACTATTGCGAACATGGTCATGACGTCAGGCTGCGCGCGCATACATAGCCAATCCTAAAACGgcatttagtatttttttaaataaacaagtcaTGATATAGGTACGCTATTTCTTCTTTAGTATTCGGTAAAACCATAATGCAATCTTAAATTCTTAAGAAAGATTTGGGGAATTAACATTCGATAGAACAAGAGGAAAATTGTTTGCTCTCCTGTTTgtgtatttcaaacatttttgttaatgaCGCACCTATCCAAATTAATatctgtttataatatttttaaaaactgttaagAGATTGCAGAAATTTATAAGAGTATTAACATTTAGATTTAATTAGGAAACTATGGCTAAGGCATTCGATGAAtctctatttattataataaattatttatttaacaattacattgtttttgttacCAATGTCATGATAATGATAAGTTATCTTTTGGTACCCAAAGTTCCCATCAATTTACCTATTCGGGGAAaacttttattatgtattttctatCATTCTAGCTTATTGAGAACTAAGTCTAACTAGTAGAGAACTGTATGTACGAAAAAGCTGGGTAGAATGTTTCGAAAGGCAGACGTAGCAAGTATCTTGTATAGGTACACTAGGTacctatgttttattattatgtgagtagattattatgtatgtatgtacgcgcTGGGCAAGGATCGTCACGCACTGGACTCTAGATTGAGGATATCACTGTCGAGGTCGCTCGCGGTGTAGAGGCCGACCGTGTCCAGTAGCTTGTGTAACGAGCAATACAAACGCTTCTCATTGTTAGAAATAATCTCTACAACCTTAACCCATTCACTGCCTAGCTGAAAATTAACGACATTACCCAGATTCCGCTGTATTATGATATCAGCCCGCCCATCGGCGGGTCCGGCATCTCGATTAAGTATCCTTGCCCGCCCATCGGCGTTTTTGGCATGTAGCTGTAGATTTCGACATAAACCGTTTCACATGTTCAGTTTACATGTACTGTACCGTGTTAAAAGCGTGTATGTGAAGTTTCCTgcgatatttgtgataaaattgtgaCAGTTTTATTGGTTATTAGCTGAAATAGAAATGGAGCATGAAGGTAAGGCATAACTCTCACTTAATTAATCTAAGATGAATCAAAATCATAGAATCCTAAAaattaagctaatatatatgtaaagaaATCTATTAGGCCTTTTAAAAACCCACATATATGTGCCTTTTTTAATTGTCAGGTGTCGTCAATCCTTGggtacattaaattacatacttagttaaaaaaagtacattatgcaaatttgcttacaataaatttttatcgTTCCTCCTATTtactatatgtaatattttctttcttttgttcagACAATACAACTGAATTTGTTATACACAGGTAAATATGGTTTATGACTTCTGGGTCCTACCATGATCATTATGTCTGCTGTTTTTTCGTGCAAAATGATTTAGCTCGTGCGATATTTGTTTGCGCTTCTGgccagaacattttttttatgcgtgtaggttataaatcttcttattatattttatcgacgcaaaacaacatcaatttctattaaaggtaacttaattttagttaaaatttataattataaaattttagttaaaattatagttcttaTCTAATTTCACAAAAGGTTGTTAAATCCTGAATAAGTGTTATGCCCGCCCATGGGCGGGTTCGGCATGAAAAGTCGGAATTGACTTTTTTCCAAACCTGAGATATCTGCAGGCCGTTTTGATaacgaataaattttagtaaaacgaatcatttcacaaaatctttcatttttctAATGGTTATTGGCTTAGATATCGGAGGTTAAAATCCAACCGCCCATGGGCGGGCTCGGCGTGTCAGTAAAAACGTTTCACCCGCCGATGGGCGTGCACGGCACTGAATGGGTTAAAAAGTAACTGCTGCGAGAAATATTTTGCCCTACTTGTATTAAATGACTTGCCATACTTGTATTCGTTTCATGacttataaattgttttgttgcaATAGGAAACAAAGTTAATACCTTTAttaaaggatattttatttaaaaacgttgtCAATTATCAAGGtcacaaacaatttaaatactttataactTATTATTGACAGGATTTACACTTTGCGCTgcaaatgataaaaaaacacaCATTAACGAGGCGGACCTTCGaatttttttgttagtaatatGATACGTTCGGCTTCACGAATACCACTAAGTCGCGCGCCGTGTACCGTCGCAAAATAGCCTGGCACTGTCGCTTCTCCCGCGAACAACATGATCGGTGGATACGGATCACACGGACCAGGGACTGGCGTTCCCAACTCACACTGGTGACTCACAGTCGAACAACAACTCATATACGAATACGCTCCGCAGAAGTGTGGATCAGAAGCCCATCGAGATCGTAACATCATTTGCGGATAGGGAAGGCACGGGTTACCCGTAAATCTCCGCAGTAATAGTGTTAAGCCTTCAGCGACATCGTTATCAGCCATGGACTCCATCGCGGCAGCTTCTTGACCTGACACTATCGCGCACAGCACATGCTTGCTGCCAGGCAGTTCATCTATTGCACATACCCCCCGCGTCCAATCACATCGGCATTGTAATTCCTCAGCTGACCATGCCAATTTAAGATTACCCTCGTGACACACCCAGAATGGTTCAGTGTATTCCATAAATACCTTATCGCTGAGACCGAAACCAAGATTACATATTGCATCTAATTTACAAACAGGCAAAGGTGGAGCAAATAATTTGTCAGCCTGACACTTCAGACACCCGAGGGACATAGTAAGAATGATGTAGTCACCATACAGTTCTTCACCGTCACAACATTTGACAAGAACGCGACCACTTCCTGTTTGACCGCGACCCCAGCGAACGACATTCACGGGCTTATTGTAACGTACACAGTTATCTGGCAGTCCACGCAACAAAGGTGCCAACACACCAACATAACCTAAAGGAACACGTACGCAGCCGCCTGGCAATTCAATGTAACTACCGTACTGATCGGCACTGACTAGAGACAGATCGTCCCCACATctgtttcttaaaatatttgtcaatccGAACATGACTCGAGCAGCATCATATCTTTGGTCTTCAGGAAAATTATGCAATTCTTGTTGTATCCGTAAACCAATGAAGTTGAGTAAAGTTCCATGTTGCTTATCTCCCCCGAGTCTGAATAAATTGGCTGCTTGCTGTTCTATTTGTCTGAATGTATGATAGGCCGTTATTGTCACTGGTAAGTCTACCGCACGACCTTCGCTCGTACAAAATAAGCCTCGGGATGCGTCTAAGCGCGGTAGAGGAGTTTGCAGGAGCCTGTCCTGAGATGCCAAAGTGTAAACGGAATTTGGTAAACAAGCACCAAAAATCCATTCCGCACCCATCTCGATGACAGAGTCTCCAAGCCAACAGGAATGAATTCGTCCGCCAGGCCTACAAATTAGAACACATTAATAAGACACTTTAAAAATACCGCCTTTCCTTAAAAACTTCCTACTAAAGCATTAGTTAAGTACTCAGATAAAAATACGTACGTCGTCTGAGTAACTAACGCTTTAGTAGGGATTACCCCCTACTATCTACCTATACCTTTACCTAATCAAttgttttgtgtatgtatgtctgACTTTACGTAGctcttaactttaaaaaacattctGTTATAAACTTGTGCCATAATATTAATCGATCGTTCCTGTATCCTTATGACATATGTCgaaggtcgcgggttcgatttctttcaaagaaaatctttttttttaacgacCCTCTCGTCGATTTTTCAAAAACACAGACCACTTATCGAACTAGCAGATATTAttgacataattttaaaacaatgagCCCTGTACCTCTCTTTAGCTTCCAGAATAATAAAGTTTCTTATTCCACATTGCGCAAGTCGATGTG of the Anticarsia gemmatalis isolate Benzon Research Colony breed Stoneville strain chromosome 3, ilAntGemm2 primary, whole genome shotgun sequence genome contains:
- the LOC142987109 gene encoding spermine oxidase-like, translated to MTVMTGRRHWSSAVSTAGPEQCILDACSINPSHQEPRVIIVGAGIAGLSAAHRLAQCGIRNFIILEAKERPGGRIHSCWLGDSVIEMGAEWIFGACLPNSVYTLASQDRLLQTPLPRLDASRGLFCTSEGRAVDLPVTITAYHTFRQIEQQAANLFRLGGDKQHGTLLNFIGLRIQQELHNFPEDQRYDAARVMFGLTNILRNRCGDDLSLVSADQYGSYIELPGGCVRVPLGYVGVLAPLLRGLPDNCVRYNKPVNVVRWGRGQTGSGRVLVKCCDGEELYGDYIILTMSLGCLKCQADKLFAPPLPVCKLDAICNLGFGLSDKVFMEYTEPFWVCHEGNLKLAWSAEELQCRCDWTRGVCAIDELPGSKHVLCAIVSGQEAAAMESMADNDVAEGLTLLLRRFTGNPCLPYPQMMLRSRWASDPHFCGAYSYMSCCSTVSHQCELGTPVPGPCDPYPPIMLFAGEATVPGYFATVHGARLSGIREAERIILLTKKFEGPPR
- the LOC142987476 gene encoding kelch-like protein 40a, whose translation is MGYLKNNQSTYNQTSLYDRVKKLLVSYEWSDCSFSVSGKIFKAHKLILGISSPVFEAMFYGPLSSNDDIIITDIQPDIFQLILNYIYTDTVEINSIDQAFELLYASRKYLLEHLTEMCIAHIQTNISVDNVIEVLNYPEYMQDKQLVSFALKLFCEHANYLLQEKKNLITFSCLKAILESDQMNIAEKDLIKHVFEWSSYCCEQNDIPDTFENRRDILNKNGLFKLLRFLTLSVNDLEEIVTDDLNNLLLPYEFEVIKKNIKSSNGDQKDVVGPIGLSDMPRDLLQLQWHLCYRCPIRSVAPIIIDSNNFIIQSRVKVNKSVFINSLCVPTRMAPADQFCHEMTKVYTEQLSVSIMCESDNSVIKLTNFMNTVEYDSMVEIPLTEPCFMKKNEWYKICFVWPHNRSSTYSYVVEFRHNHYSGHKVSFEFDDLPFNAGTSGSFLGGLKFCL